A window of the uncultured Fibrobacter sp. genome harbors these coding sequences:
- a CDS encoding GGDEF domain-containing protein, producing the protein MASIVGLAAVLNLVDCFCFIFYESSFPVLNLFLNSVYFVVGLLLTFSWYQFAMGSLCKTLWGKKWLRVLSSIPLLVALAAIACSFWTGWLFSLDENGFYCRGPYFIFHMLVCGLYLFIPSCISFVRIFMKRFYSDRTLNLAFSSIVVLPLAAMFLQMRVLPGTPSISIGLTICILLIFLNIQSERISVDMLTGLNNRNHLNRFLDSKIQHIRKDRQLFLFMLDVDKFRDINENYGRLQGDIVLQIVAESLKNVCGRLGHFIARYGSDEFAVVAELNDFSDALYLRRNILMVLTKNSEHLKFPLRLSIGYTLWNRNGNDSIPDYISRAEKQLVADKRSKSLEMSTP; encoded by the coding sequence ATGGCCAGTATTGTGGGCCTTGCCGCAGTTCTTAACCTGGTTGACTGCTTCTGCTTTATCTTCTACGAATCCAGTTTTCCTGTTTTAAATCTTTTCTTGAATTCGGTGTATTTTGTCGTAGGGCTTTTGCTCACGTTTTCGTGGTACCAGTTTGCAATGGGTTCCCTGTGCAAAACTTTATGGGGGAAAAAGTGGTTGAGGGTGCTCTCGTCCATTCCGCTGCTGGTGGCCTTGGCGGCGATTGCCTGCTCCTTCTGGACGGGTTGGCTGTTTAGCCTTGACGAGAACGGTTTTTATTGCAGAGGGCCCTACTTTATATTCCATATGCTTGTGTGTGGCCTCTATTTGTTCATTCCGAGCTGCATATCGTTCGTCAGAATTTTTATGAAGAGATTTTATTCCGATCGTACCCTTAATTTGGCTTTTTCGTCCATTGTCGTTTTACCGCTTGCGGCGATGTTCTTGCAGATGCGCGTCCTTCCCGGGACTCCTTCTATTTCCATCGGGCTTACAATATGCATTTTGCTGATTTTTCTCAACATACAGTCCGAACGGATATCCGTCGATATGCTCACGGGGCTCAACAACCGCAACCATTTGAACCGGTTCCTTGATTCGAAAATTCAGCATATTCGCAAGGATAGGCAATTGTTCCTGTTCATGCTCGATGTGGATAAGTTTAGGGACATTAACGAGAATTACGGACGTTTGCAGGGGGATATTGTTCTGCAAATTGTGGCCGAATCGTTGAAAAACGTATGTGGGCGTCTAGGGCATTTTATCGCCCGTTATGGCTCCGACGAATTTGCTGTTGTCGCCGAATTGAACGATTTCTCCGATGCGCTTTATTTGCGGCGGAACATTCTCATGGTCCTGACCAAGAATAGCGAACACCTGAAATTCCCTTTGCGCCTGAGCATAGGCTATACTTTGTGGAATCGCAATGGCAATGATTCTATCCCAGACTATATTTCGAGAGCCGAAAAGCAACTTGTTGCCGACAAGCGTTCAAAATCTTTGGAGATGTCAACTCCATAA